From Oreochromis niloticus isolate F11D_XX linkage group LG1, O_niloticus_UMD_NMBU, whole genome shotgun sequence, a single genomic window includes:
- the obi1 gene encoding RING finger protein 219 — protein sequence MALNYQASTLSLTLPISCQICLGKVRQPVICSNHHVFCSSCMEMWLKKANQCPTCRVPITAENPCREIIGGTNEGDHSDSPSVRKCLRKTRGELLLREYEEEIEGLMRENEELKTKNQSLEEQLKTALDPCSIDTVQLDEQRVAPFVLEEWTNKLRAATDVCDKVKKDMDKLKEANKTLRSQNVDLVQENMRLKAEVASRSPQKFGRYTVAALEAKIQQYQRDVDHLKRALERSDQYIDELESRIRVSEKKSLEVQEACGSCKAVKETLTQQQKVNMMMRSLSDNERKLICSNPEAECGTFSRNHSLMLMPSADDKDFSKNLTGKQKNEASEGTSSDFLPSTPSSAFRSLTLRSPGIREKKVAFKPGSYLRRLDFEEVPSPDKSSTTLENQFNDVEKFPKGLPPNDLEPSKSVFWAGWDKSNSDQSCTGSSKGSSIKGSTNFVADESDSFQMSSEACMDVAYMNKISELDSMMLEGESSCSPGLSVDSCLSTDMDNTLVPEPQTCPDTLSSLAGKPVTHNKHNNHQPCDNKESILNDKEAPKGSAEEGCAALVSGRKSGVCGGASHTEELSFDLLFDPSDENKAGPSGFPASQDHDLVNPSSSSSGHTAGQPVNTTRDRHTLNSSQPIKRKSHSPFTISSPTKHSKLM from the exons ATGGCTCTGAACTACCAGGCATCTACCCTCTCGCTCACTCTGCCAATTTCCTGCCAGATATGCCTCGGAAAG GTTAGGCAGCCGGTTATTTGTTCCAACCACCACGTGTTCTGTTCATCCTGCATGGAAATGTGGTTAAAGAAAGCTAACCAGTGTCCCACCTGCAGAGTCCCCATCACAGCAGAGAACCCCTGCAGGGAAATCATCG GAGGAACAAATGAGGGTGATCACAGTGATAGTCCTTCTGTGAGAAAATGTCTCAGAAAAACCAGAGGGGAATTACTTTTACGCGAGTATGAG GAGGAAATTGAAGGGCTCATGAGAGAAAACGAGGAGCTGAAAACCAAAAATCAAAGCCTGGAGGAGCAACTGAAGACTGCTTTGGATCCCTGCAGCATTGATACAGTGCAACTGGATGAACAAAGGGTCGCTCCATTTGTCCTGGAGGAGTGGACAAACAAGCTGCGAGCAGCCACAGATGTCTGTGATAAAGTAAAGAAAGACATGGATAAGCTTAAAGAG GCAAATAAGACATTGCGGTCTCAAAATGTCGACCTTGTGCAAGAAAACATGAGACTGAAAGCAGAGGTTGCGAGCAGATCTCCTCAGAA GTTTGGCCGATACACAGTCGCAGCACTGGAAGCTAAAATTCAGCAGTATCAGCGCGATGTGGACCACTTGAAAAGGGCCCTTGAGCGCAGTGACCAGTACATTGATGAGCTGGAGAGTCGGATCAGGGTGTCTGAGAAGAAATCTCTTGAAGTGCAGGAAGCGTGTGGGAGTTGCAAGGCTGTGAAGGAAACTctcacacagcagcagaaagtCAACATGATGATGAGAAGCTTGAGTGACAATGAGAGGAAGTTGATCTGCAGCAATCCAGAGGCAGAATGTGGGACATTTTCTAGAAATCACAGTTTGATGTTGATGCCATCCGCAGATGACAAAGATTTCAGTAAAAATCTGACAGGAAAGCAGAAAAACGAGGCCTCGGAAGGCACCTCCTCTGACTTTTTGCCCAGTACTCCATCATCTGCTTTCCGCTCCCTGACTCTGAGAAGCCCAGGCATCCGTGAGAAGAAAGTTGCATTTAAACCTGGGTCTTATCTAAGGAGGCTTGATTTTGAAGAGGTTCCCAGTCCTGATAAGAGCAGTACCACACTGGAGAACCAATTCAACGATGTTGAGAAATTCCCCAAAGGCTTGCCTCCAAATGACTTGGAGCCCTCAAAGTCTGTCTTCTGGGCAGGCTGGGACAAATCCAACTCTGACCAGTCATGTACAGGTTCAAGTAAAGGAAGCTCTATCAAGGGATCCACTAATTTTGTGGCTGATGAGTCAGATAGTTTCCAAATGTCCAGTGAGGCCTGTATGGATGTAGCCTACATGAACAAAATCTCAGAGTTGGACTCCATGATGCTGGAGGGTGAGAGTTCCTGTAGTCCAGGGCTCTCTGTTGATTCCTGTCTTTCCACAGATATGGACAACACCCTAGTTCCAGAGCCTCAAACATGCCCTGATACCTTGTCAAGCCTTGCTGGTAAACCAGTGACGCACAACAAGCATAACAACCACCAACCTTGTGACAATAAGGAGAGCATCTTGAACGACAAAGAAGCTCCAAAAGGTTCAGCAGAAGAAGGTTGTGCTGCATTAGTCTCTGGTAGGAAGAGTGGCGTCTGTGGAGGGGCCTCTCACACCGAAGAGCTATCTTTTGATTTGCTGTTTGATCCTTCGGATGAGAATAAGGCCGGTCCCTCTGGCTTTCCAGCAAGCCAAGATCATGATCTTGTAaacccctcctcttcctcctctggccACACTGCTGGTCAGCCTGTGAACACAACAAGAGACAGACACACGCTGAACAGCAGTCAGCCAATAAAGAGAAAGTCCCACAGTCCCTTTACCATAAGCAGTCCCACGAAACATTCAAAACTCAtgtga
- the pou4f1 gene encoding POU domain, class 4, transcription factor 1: MMSMNSKQPHFAMHPSLPEHKYTTLHSSSEAIRRACLQTPQLQSNIFASLDETLLARAEALAAVDIAVSQGKTHPFKPDATYHTMSTVPCSSTSTVPLAHHHHHHHHHHHQNLEPPDIMDHISSPSLSLMSSAHDVAGGGGGGGGGGGGGGLISTSSAHPHSHMHGLSHLSHQAMSMNSPLTHHGLLPGHHGGGQGGPGLTNNGLPSINDSDTDPRELEAFAERFKQRRIKLGVTQADVGSALANLKIPGVGSLSQSTICRFESLTLSHNNMIALKPILQAWLEEAEGAQREKMSKPDIFNGGEKKRKRTSIAAPEKRSLEAYFAVQPRPSSEKIAAIAEKLDLKKNVVRVWFCNQRQKQKRLKFSAAH, encoded by the exons ATGATGTCCATGAACAGCAAACAGCCGCACTTCGCCATGCATCCCTCTTTACCCGAACACAAGTATACCACCCTGCATTCCAGCTCGGAAGCTATAAGGAGAGCCTGTCTGCAAACTCCACAG TTACAGAGTAACATATTTGCGAGCCTGGATGAGACACTGCTGGCTCGGGCTGAGGCTTTGGCGGCCGTGGACATCGCCGTGTCCCAGGGCAAGACGCACCCGTTCAAGCCCGACGCCACCTACCACACGATGAGCACGGTGCCATGCTCGTCGACATCCACCGTGCCACTAGCccatcaccatcatcaccatcaccaccaccaccaccagaacCTGGAGCCACCGGACATCATGGACCACATCAGCTCGCCGTCTCTCAGCTTAATGTCCAGTGCGCACGACGTGGCGGGCGGCGGAGGTGGAGGTGGCGGCGGAGGTGGCGGTGGTGGGCTCATCTCCACCTCCTCTGCTCACCCGCACTCTCACATGCACGGTTTGAGTCACCTCTCCCACCAAGCTATGAGCATGAACTCACCTCTCACCCACCACGGGCTCTTACCGGGCCATCACGGGGGAGGTCAAGGCGGCCCTGGGCTCACAAACAACGGACTTCCCTCCATTAATGACTCGGACACAGACCCAAGGGAGCTGGAGGCTTTCGCGGAGCGCTTCAAACAGCGGAGGATCAAGCTGGGGGTGACCCAGGCGGACGTGGGCAGCGCTTTGGCTAATCTCAAAATCCCCGGCGTTGGATCACTGAGCCAAAGTACAATTTGTCGATTCGAGTCTTTAACTCTCTCCCACAACAACATGATTGCGCTCAAACCCATCCTCCAGGCCTGGCTAGAAGAGGCCGAGGGGGCCCAAAGGGAAAAAATGAGCAAACCTGACATTTTCAACGGAGGAGAAAAGAAACGCAAGAGGACCTCGATAGCAGCCCCAGAAAAGAGGTCTTTGGAGGCTTACTTCGCCGTACAGCCTCGACCGTCGTCCGAGAAAATAGCAGCTATAGCTGAAAAGTTGGAcctgaaaaaaaatgtggtaCGAGTGTGGTTTTGTAACCAAAGACAGAAGCAGAAGCGGTTGAAATTTTCCGCGGCTCACTGA